A single window of Methanobacterium bryantii DNA harbors:
- a CDS encoding ABC transporter ATP-binding protein codes for MVKKSFKFFFNKFIRQHILTLIIILALGFSSLLFSFISPLLIKSLIDDVFVGRKVDLFGYIVIGIIGMYAVSSISNYFKGFITGKLQLTLLKEVSGSIFGVIQFASLESTQELKVGDLITRIMGNTQIAINVPVSIIPQFFMSVVGITVPFFIMMSLNFQLAIIVMSPVILFVLVSSIFGKKMQNIQKIFLENNASVYSFLKESLSIISLIKVFGLESWSQNRFKGQIDDYFTTSISYTRMSSMNSSLSSLILGIPVVLLIIFGGYKVLEGTISIGTFTAFISYTSIFFSPISQLSSLWTSYKSALPAFDRISEIFDMEMGKSGNKEIKIKYGNIKMEDVWFSYDNRRILKGFNAAFGKGLNYIVGDNGAGKSTILKLICSLYNVDKGTIEIDGQDITEIKRESLNRAISMIFADPYLFDGSIYENIRIGNLEASQDDVIRVAKLVKIHNFIERTPEKYNTNVGEDGLLLSSGEKQKIALARAVLKDSPIILLDEVTKSVDADSREAINEVINGLKNKKTVIIITHNASEIDNEGNIVYLGT; via the coding sequence TTGGTAAAAAAGAGCTTCAAATTCTTCTTTAATAAATTTATAAGGCAACATATTTTAACTTTAATTATTATATTGGCTTTAGGTTTTTCTTCACTGCTATTCTCTTTTATAAGCCCTTTACTTATCAAATCACTTATTGACGATGTTTTTGTAGGTAGAAAAGTTGATTTATTTGGTTATATTGTTATTGGAATCATTGGTATGTATGCAGTATCATCAATTTCAAATTATTTTAAGGGTTTTATAACTGGAAAATTGCAGTTAACTCTATTAAAAGAGGTATCAGGAAGTATATTTGGAGTAATCCAATTTGCATCTCTCGAGAGCACTCAAGAGTTAAAAGTGGGAGATTTGATAACACGTATTATGGGCAACACTCAGATTGCTATAAATGTACCTGTAAGTATCATTCCCCAGTTTTTTATGAGTGTAGTGGGCATCACTGTCCCCTTTTTTATAATGATGTCCCTTAATTTCCAGCTTGCAATTATTGTAATGAGCCCTGTTATATTGTTTGTACTGGTATCATCTATCTTTGGAAAAAAAATGCAAAATATACAGAAAATATTTTTAGAAAATAATGCATCAGTTTACTCTTTTTTAAAGGAAAGTCTTTCTATTATTTCACTAATTAAAGTTTTTGGCCTTGAATCTTGGTCACAAAATAGATTTAAAGGTCAGATAGATGATTATTTCACAACTTCAATAAGCTATACAAGAATGTCATCCATGAATTCATCTTTAAGCTCCTTAATTTTGGGTATACCTGTAGTTTTACTTATTATTTTCGGAGGTTATAAGGTACTGGAGGGAACTATAAGTATTGGAACTTTTACAGCTTTTATATCTTACACATCTATCTTTTTCTCTCCTATTTCTCAGTTATCCTCTTTGTGGACTTCTTATAAAAGTGCATTACCTGCTTTTGATAGAATAAGTGAAATTTTTGACATGGAAATGGGAAAAAGTGGAAATAAAGAAATTAAAATTAAATATGGAAATATAAAAATGGAAGATGTGTGGTTCTCATATGATAACAGGCGTATTCTTAAAGGATTCAATGCTGCATTTGGTAAAGGTTTAAATTATATAGTAGGCGATAACGGAGCTGGGAAAAGTACTATCCTTAAGTTAATATGTTCGCTCTATAATGTAGACAAGGGAACTATTGAAATTGATGGGCAGGATATTACAGAAATTAAAAGAGAAAGTTTAAATCGAGCTATTTCAATGATATTTGCAGATCCCTATCTATTTGACGGATCTATCTATGAAAATATTAGAATTGGCAACCTTGAAGCGTCCCAAGATGATGTTATCCGCGTGGCTAAACTGGTTAAAATCCATAATTTCATAGAGAGAACACCTGAAAAATATAATACGAATGTTGGGGAAGATGGGTTACTGCTTTCAAGCGGCGAAAAACAAAAAATTGCACTTGCAAGGGCTGTTTTAAAAGATTCACCTATTATTCTTTTGGATGAGGTGACAAAATCAGTAGATGCTGATTCAAGGGAAGCTATCAATGAAGTCATTAACGGCCTGAAAAATAAAAAGACAGTTATAATTATCACCCACAATGCCAGTGAAATAGACAATGAGGGTAATATTGTATATTTGGGGACATGA
- the albA gene encoding DNA-binding protein Alba translates to MSEENVVYIGTKPVMNYVLAVVTQMNGGTSEVMLKARGKAISRAVDVAEIVRNRFITEAEVGAIDISTEEVSNREGSNSNVSAIEIQLSK, encoded by the coding sequence ATGTCAGAAGAAAATGTCGTATACATTGGAACTAAACCAGTAATGAATTATGTGTTAGCTGTCGTGACCCAAATGAACGGGGGAACATCTGAAGTAATGTTAAAAGCCCGAGGGAAAGCCATAAGTAGGGCTGTTGATGTTGCTGAAATTGTAAGAAATAGATTTATAACCGAGGCAGAAGTTGGAGCTATAGATATCAGTACAGAAGAAGTGTCAAACAGGGAAGGATCAAACAGTAACGTTTCAGCCATTGAAATACAGCTCAGCAAATAG
- the albA gene encoding DNA-binding protein Alba has protein sequence MAEENIVYIGNKPVMNYVLAVVTQMNSGTSEVILKARGRAISKAVDVAEIVRNRFITDIKLGTIDISTEEVSNREGSNSNVSAIEIHLNK, from the coding sequence ATGGCAGAGGAAAACATCGTATATATCGGAAATAAACCAGTGATGAATTATGTACTAGCGGTAGTAACTCAAATGAACAGCGGAACTTCAGAAGTTATTCTAAAAGCGCGTGGAAGGGCTATAAGCAAAGCCGTTGACGTTGCAGAGATTGTAAGAAACAGATTTATAACAGATATAAAGCTTGGAACTATAGATATCAGTACAGAAGAAGTATCTAACAGAGAAGGATCAAACAGTAACGTTTCAGCCATTGAAATACATCTTAATAAATAA
- a CDS encoding tetratricopeptide repeat protein has protein sequence MTSNQAKKLYQKGIELLSYGKSDEAVNYFREAIESDPFCMEAQLELGYLLGSMDNYEESLQCFNKAVKIEKNFPGLFGRGMCLFFMEDYDKSLEVFLEAQEYGENEDLWYYIGNLNLIHLGNYEGAVNCFDIALSIDENFIEAWNDCGMAYSILEDDENALVCFEEALNIDPEYRQAVYNMGATLADMGRYSESLVYLDRILEKEPDNFKAMFYKGNVLYFMEKEEESIEYFIKALKIDKNQPELWNYLGYVQFSIGQNHEAVESFKEAIKFDDEYDTAYINLGNVYMDLGKNNLALDCFERVLEISSDSEEALMKIEELKTEKEILN, from the coding sequence TTGACCAGTAATCAAGCTAAAAAACTTTATCAAAAAGGAATAGAATTATTAAGCTATGGAAAGTCTGATGAGGCTGTTAACTACTTTCGTGAAGCAATAGAATCAGATCCGTTCTGTATGGAGGCCCAGCTAGAACTGGGATATCTTCTGGGATCCATGGACAATTATGAAGAATCACTGCAGTGTTTTAATAAGGCAGTGAAAATAGAAAAAAATTTTCCAGGACTTTTCGGCAGAGGAATGTGTCTTTTCTTCATGGAAGACTATGATAAATCACTAGAAGTGTTTTTAGAAGCCCAGGAATATGGGGAAAATGAAGATTTATGGTACTATATTGGAAACCTTAATCTAATTCATTTAGGCAACTATGAAGGTGCTGTAAACTGCTTTGATATAGCACTGTCCATAGATGAAAATTTTATTGAAGCATGGAATGATTGTGGTATGGCTTACAGCATTTTGGAAGATGATGAAAACGCGCTGGTGTGTTTTGAAGAGGCTTTAAATATTGATCCTGAGTACAGGCAGGCTGTTTACAATATGGGGGCTACTTTAGCTGATATGGGCCGCTACAGCGAATCATTAGTATATCTGGATAGAATCCTGGAAAAAGAGCCGGATAATTTCAAAGCGATGTTTTATAAAGGAAATGTTCTGTATTTTATGGAAAAAGAAGAAGAATCAATTGAATACTTTATAAAAGCTCTTAAAATAGATAAAAATCAGCCAGAACTCTGGAATTACTTAGGCTATGTTCAGTTTAGCATTGGGCAGAATCATGAAGCGGTGGAATCTTTTAAGGAAGCTATTAAGTTCGATGATGAGTATGATACAGCTTATATTAACTTGGGAAATGTTTATATGGATCTAGGCAAGAATAATCTTGCTTTGGATTGTTTTGAACGGGTACTAGAAATTTCTTCAGATAGTGAAGAGGCATTAATGAAAATTGAAGAATTAAAAACAGAAAAAGAAATATTGAACTGA